The Caulobacter vibrioides sequence CCTTGGACTTCGCCGGAGCCTTCTTAGCGGCCGGCTTCTTGGCGGCGGGCTTCTTCGCCGCCGTCTTCTTGGCTGGCGGGTCGCCTTCAGCCTTGGCCTTGGACTTGGTGGCCGCCGCCTTCTTGGCGGGCTTCTTGCCCCCGCCCTTGGCCGCGCGCTCGGCGATCAGGGCCAGCGCCTCTTCCAGGGTGATGGCGGCCGGATCCTTGCCCTTGGGCACGTTGGCGTTGGTGTCGCCGTGCTTGATGTAGGGACCAAAGCGGCCCGACAGCACGCGGATCGGTTTGCCGTCCTCGGGGTGATTGCCCAGTTCCGCCAGGGCCGCGGCGGCGCCGCGCTGCGGACGACCGCCGCCGGCGCGCTTGTCGGCCAGGATGGCGACGGCGCGGTTGAGGCCGACATCGAACACCTCATCGGCGTTCTCCAGATTGGCGTAGGTGCCGTCGTGCAGCACGAAGGGCCCGAAGCGCCCGAGGCCCGCGGTGATGACCTTGCCGTCGTCCGGGTGCTTGCCCACCTCGCGCGGCAGCGAGAGCAGGCGTAGGGCCTTCTCCAGGTCCATGGCCGAGGCGATCCAGCCCTTGGGCAGGGACGAGCGCTTGGGCTTGTCGCTGCTGCCTTCGGTCGCCAGCTCCTCGACATAGGGGCCAAAACGGCCGTTCTTCAGCCAGACCGCCAGGCCCGTGGCGGGGTTGAGGCCCAGCTGCTTGTCGGCGCTCTCGGCGTCGCCATCGCCCTCCGACACGCCCAGCTGCCGCGTGAAGCGGCACTCGGGATAGTTCGAGCAGCCGATGAAGGCCCCGAACTTGCCGGTCTTCAGCGAGAGTTGCCCCGAGCCGCAGGTCGGGCACAGGCGCGGGTTCGAACCATCGCCCTTGTCGGGGAAGATGTGGGGGCCCAGCGCCTCGTTCAGGGCGTCCAGGACGTTGGTGGTGCGCAGCTCGGCGATCTCGCCGACGGCGGCGTGGAAGTCCTTCCAGAATTCGCGGAGGAACTCCTTCCAGTCCAGCTTGCCGTCCGAGACGAGGTCGAGCTTCTCTTCCAGCGCGGCCGTGAAGTCGTACTCGACATAGCGCTTGAAGAACTGCTCGAGGAACGCGGTGACCAGACGGCCCTTGTCCTCGGGGATGAAGCGCTGCTTCTCCATGCGGACATATTCGCGGTCGCGCAGCACGCCCAGCACCGAGGCGTAGGTCGACGGACGGCCGATTCCCAGCTCTTCCATCTTCTTGACCAGGCTGGCTTCCGAATAGCGCGGGGGCGGTTCGGTGAAGTGCTGGTCGGCGCGCGACTTGATGACCTTGGCGGCGGCGCCTTCGAGGATGGCCGGCAGACGGGCGCTGTCCTCGTCGCCCTCGTCGTCGCGACCTTCTTCATAGACGGCGAGATAGCCGGGGAACTGCACCACCTGGCCGGTGGCGCGCAGGCCGGTCTGGCCGTCGGCGCTGGTCAGGTCGACGGTCGTGCGCTCGATGCGGGCGCTCTCCATCTGCGAGGCGATGGTGCGCTTCCAGATCAGTTCGTACAGACGCCCCAGCTCCGGCTCCAGGCGCAGCGAGCCTGGATTGCGGTTCATGGCGGTCGGACGGATGGCTTCGTGGGCCTCCTGAGCGTTCTTGGCTTTGGACTTGTACATCCGCGGGGAGTCCGGGACATACTCCTTGCCATAGACCGTGCCGATGACGTCTCGGGCCTCGAAGATGGCTTCAGGCGCCATCGAGACGCCGTCGGTCCGCATGTAGGTGATCAGACCCACCGTCTCGCCGCCGATATCGACGCCTTCGTACAGCTTCTGGGCGGCCTGCATGGTGCGCTGGGCCGAGAAGCCCAGCTTGCGGGCGGCCTCCTGCTGCAGGGTCGAGGTGGTGAAGGGCGGGGCGGGCGAGCGCTTGCCGGGCTTCTTCTCGACGGCCTCGACCTTGAAGGTGGCGGCTTCGACGGCGGCCTTCGCGGCCAGGGCCGAGGTCTCGTTGCCCAGGTCGAACTTGGTGAGCTTCTTGCCCTCGTGCTTGACCAGGCGCGCCAGGAACGGATCCGAACCAGCCGAGACGTCGGCGTCGACGGTCCAGTACTCCTGGGTCCTGAAGCGCTCGATCTCCAGCTCGCGATCGACGACCAGCCGCAGGGCCACCGACTGCACGCGGCCGGCCGAGCGCGAACCGGGGAGCTTGCGCCACAGCACCGGTGAAAGCGTAAAGCCGACCAGATAGTCGAGGGCGCGGCGGGCGAGATAGGCCTCGACCAGCTCCATATCGAGGTCGCGCGGGGCCCGCATGGCCTCGGTCACCGCGCTCTTGGTGATGGCGTTGAAGGTGACGCGCTGGACGGTCTTGTCCTTCAGCGCCTTCTTCTTGTTCAGCACTTCCAGGACGTGCCAGCTGATCGCTTCGCCTTCGCGATCAGGGTCGGTGGCCAGAATCAGACGGTCGGCCTTCTTGAGGGCGTCGACGATGTCGCTGACGCGCTTTGAGGCCTTGGCGTCGACTTCCCAGCTCATGGCGAAGTCGTTGTCCGGCTCGACCGAGCCGTCCTTCGACGGCAGGTCGCGGATGTGGCCGTAGGAAGCGAGAACCGTGTAGTCGGACCCGAGGTACTTGTTGATGGTCTTGGCCTTGGCCGGGCTCTCGACGACGACGACGTTCATTCTGACTCTTGTTCAGGAAAAGGAGATCGCCCTGCAGGCGAGCGGCGCGAAAGTGGGGGCTTGACCGGGGGTCTGTCAACGAAGGACCCAGAAAACAGTCAGGCTTTGGTGTCTGGTAGGCGCTTGTTAAGCCCCTTGCGCGACACTGGGATGGCATGTTCCACCTGTGCTGACCCCGATGGACCTGACCGTCAACCGGATCGCTACCGAGGCCTATGTCTCGCCGATCCGCCCGATCAAGCCCGTGACCTCGAACGCTGAACGCGCGGAGATCGTCGAGCGGCTGAAAGAAGCCGTGCGCGCCGCGCCGGCGGCGGGGACGGGGCTGTTGGTGGATTTGAGCGTTTAGAACGGTCGGCCGCGTAGGGCGTCGCAAGACGCGGGACCTTCTCCCTCTCTACGAAAGCCCAGTGTCTTGACTTCGCGATGAAGGAAGGGCGCTAGCGGCCATTCTCGATGAACCCGCAGGGTGTAACCTCCGCTGGGGCCCCCGCCATCAGTTCGGGTGCAGAGCACTCCAGGGGCTAAACGCGTGATGCTGGTCTGGTTTTCGAACTCGCCGACCGTAAACAGCAGGCCAAGCGCGCCGACCGTGCCGAGGAAATAGCCAAAGACGACAGGGATCAGCGTCACGGCAAGAATGAGCCGACCCGCGATCGGCGATCTAATCCGCGAGCTGAGCGACAGGGCCAGGGCGACATAGGCGGCATAGACGGCGGCCAGGGTTGCGATGTTCGCCGTCAAGGAGACGAACCGCACCCCGAAAGCCACCGCGAGGATCGCCAGCCCGACCACTGCGGCCAGTAGCCCCATGAAGGCTAGGCGGCTGCGTGTCGAAAGCCTGTCCTTGATGGCGAGATGTAGGCATGCACCCACGACGGGCGCGCCGAGCAACAGCATCCAGGCCAGGATCGCAGAGCTCATGTAGAGTGCTCCTTTGTCACTACCTTGGATTGATTTTCGCGATTGGCAAGCTCAACCATTCGCCCACTTCCTAACGTAGGGGCGTGATGGCTTCTGCGCAGTGACGTGTCGCCGAGGAGGTCGGTCGATTTGAACCGTCGCATTAGAGGTGAGCTCGCAGCCGCAATGCGTCCTTCGAGGCTCGCCTACGGCTCACACCTCAGGATGAGGAAATCCTGTTGCTGAACACCTCATCCTGAGGTGCGCGCTCCTAAGCGCGCCTCGAAGGACGCAGGGAGCCAAGGTCCCCCCAGGGGCGGGAACGGTCACGAGCCTACCGCCATGAACCAGACGTTCCAGCGGTCGCCGCAAAGGTCGACGTAAGCTGGCGTTTCTCGCCGCTCTCAAGCTCAACCATTCGCCCACTTCCTGACGCCTAGCCATGGTCCACCGTTGATCGGGCCGGCGCATCGGCCCGTGATGTGGCGAGCAGATGGCGCACTGGAAACGACGGGGAGGAAAGGGCGCGGCCTTGGTCGTGAGCCTCGCCGCGCATGCAGCCGCTGTGGCGGTGCTGCTGGGCGCTCAGGTGACGCCCGCGCCGCCCGAGCCGCCATCGGTTCTGGTCTCTCTAGTCGAACCGCCGCTACCGCCACCCCCGCCGCCTACACCGCCCGCGCCGCACGATGCGCCGCAGTCGCCGGTGAAGGCCCCGAAGAAGTCGCCCTCACCGGAGAAACCCAAGGACACGGCCCTAGCCGCGCCGCGCTCGCCGCTGCGCGTGACCAAGGCGCCGGTCCCCAAGGATGTGACGCCGCTTGCGGCCAGTCCCAGACCCGCGCCCGCCCGGGTAATGGGCCTGGGCGAGTCCGAGCTGATGGGCGCGGCGACCGCTGGGGTGGGCTCCGGCGGCGGGGGCGGCGGCGCAGGCTGCGACATGGTCCGCCTGCTGCAGGAGGGGCTGCGCAAGAACCCGCGCGCCCGCGCTTCGCTGATGCGCGCCCATGCCGCCACCGTCAGCGCCGGTCGCGCGCCGCTGGTCTGGAACGGCGACTGGCTCCGCACCGACGGCGAAGAGGGCGACGGCCTCTCGGGCCTGCGCGAGATGATCATGCTGGAGGTCGCCTTCGCGCCCGCCGCCTGTCGCACCGAGCCGATGCGCGGCCTCGTGCTGATCTCGCTGAGCGACGGCCCCGGCGGCGCGCGGTTCGCCGTGGGCGGCGGTCACTGGCGGTGGTCGGACCTGCTGTTCGCCAAGGGCGCGCGGCGCTAGAGCCCTTTAGCTTTAGATGGAATCATCTAAAGCGTTTGAAAGGGCTCTAAGTATTTGGTTTTAGAGCCTGTTTAACCGGTTTAGATGGTTCCATCTAAACCGGACAGGCACTAGCGCATTTTCCGACGAAGTGGATCCGGTTCGTCGTCAGAAAATGCGTTAATACAAAGGGCTAGAGCATTTCTCCGATCCGAACAGATCGGAAAATGCTCTAGAGCAGGGATTTCCGGAGCAGGTAGAGACCGCCGAGGATCGCAGCGTCGGCCTGTCGGCGCAGCGGCGTTTGGCGATGCTCGACCACCTCGAACCCGGCGCCCGTCGCGGCGTTTCGAACATAGTCGTCGCCGTGCGCGTAGCGCGCCGAGGACAGCAGCCGCCAGCCGCTCTCACCTTGCTCGACGCTGAAGGCCAGCAGGCCATCGTCGCTGAGCGCGCCCGCGGCAGCGGCCAGGATGTCGCCCAGGTCGCCGAGATAGCTGAATACGTCGGCGGCGACGATCAGGTCGAAGCGGTCGGACGTCTCGCGCAGGAAGGCGACCGCCTCGGCGTGGACCAGGGCGTCATAGCCGCCACGCTCGGCCGCCTTGGCCAACATGGCGGTGGAGAGGTCCACGCCGGTCAGGCGCGCGACCCTGGCCCTCAGGGGCGGACCGGCCAGGCCCGTGCCGCAGCCCAGGTCCAGCATGTGCGTAAAGCGGCGGTCCGCGACGCCGACCATCTCGGCCAGGAGGGTCGGCGTCTGGTATTCCAGATTGTCGAGCAACTGGTGATCGAAGCGCTCGGCGAAGGCGTCGAACAGCGCCTCGACATAGGCGGGCGGGGCGCGGTCGATCTGCGGATCGGTCAGCACTCGCAGCTCGTGCGCCCGGATCGCATCGTCCGGCGCGCGGGCTTCCAGCCATTGGCCAAGCTTGCGCGCGGCGGCCAGGCGCTCGAAGGCGACGAGGGTGGAAAAGCCTTCGCGCGCCACGGTGTCGAGATCCTCGGCCACAGGCCCGGCGATCCGCCCATAAAGCGCCAGGGCGCTGTCGGCGTCGGTGTCGTCCAGCGCGGCGTAGGCGGCCGACCGGGCCCAGGTCAGGCGCGCGCCGTCGTTGAACCCGTCCTGGTTCTCCACCGCAGCGAAGGTCTCGGCCGCCTGGGCGAAGGCGGCTGTCAGGTAGAGGCCCTGGGCCAAGCAGAGGAAACGGACCGGCTCGGCGCCCGGCTCGGCGGCGGCGGCCTTGAGCGGCGGAATGGCTTCGGAAAAGCGCCGAAGGCCCATCAGGGTCAGGCCCAGGCCAAACAGCGCCTCGCCCTCATGCGGAAGGACCTCCAGCACGGCGCGAAAGCCGGCCTCGGCCTCGTCCAGCCGTCCCTCGCCGTGGGCTTGAACGGCCGCGTCGAAGATCCGCTGCAGGTGGTCGGCGTCCACGAATCGCTCCCGCTCTTTCTTCTCGGAGCTTATCAGGCGCCGTTCGGATCGCCGAAGGTAAGGCTACACCCCCGCGACCATCCCGCCGTCCACCAACTCGGCGCGACCGGCGAGGCTGAGCTCCACCAGCGCGGCCATCACCGCCGAGGCGGGGGCGGCGGCCGCACGAACCAGATCGTTGCGTGACACCGGCGTGGGCGAGAGCAGGGCGGCGACGCGCTCGCGCAGGGTGTCGTGGTCGATATCCATGTCGGGCAGGGCCTCATAGGCGCGGTCCTGTTCGCGCAGATGGGTCTGGCCCGACAGCGATCGCAACACGTCCTCGGCGCCTTCGCACAGGATCGCGCCCTGTCGGATCAGGTCGTTCGTGCCCCGGGAGCGCGGGTCCAGCGGCGAGCCCGGCACGGCGAAGACGTCGCGGCCCTGCTCGGCGGCGAGGCGCGCGGTAATCAGCGAGCCCGACTTGAGCTCGGCCTCGACCACGATCACGCCCAGCGACAGGCCCGAGATGATCCGGTTGCGGCGCGGGAAGTCCTTGGCCTGGGCCCGGCGGTCGGGCGCGCTTTCCGAGACGACGCAGCCCTCGGCGGCGAGGCGGGCGTGCAGCCGGTCATGCTCGGGCGGATAGATGTCGCCGACCCCGCCGCCCAGCACCGCCACCGCGCCGGTGGCCAGCGAGCCCTCGTGGGCGGCGCCGTCAATGCCGCGCGCCATGCCCGAGACGACGACATGGCCGGCGGTTCCGAGATCAGTGGCCAACTGGCGGGCGAAGCGCTGGCCGGCGGCCGAGGCGATGCGGGCGCCGACGATCGCCAGGCTGGGCTGTGACAACAGCTCGGCCCGCCCAGTGCCCACAGCACCGGCGGCGGGGGATCGAGCGCCGCCAGACGGGGCGGGAAATCGGGCTCGCAACCGCACAGCAGCCGCGCGCCGAGCTTTTCGCCGGCCTCCAGCTCCTGTTCGATCGCCTCGCGCGGCGGCAGGGACAGCGGCACGGCGCGGCCGCCCTTGCGGGAGAGGTCGGGCAGGGCCGACAGGGCCCGCTCCGGCGTGCCGTAGCGGGTCAGCAGATGGTCGAAGGCGACGGGGCCGACCGTCTCGGTGCGCGCCAGGCGCAGCCAGGCGAAGCGCTGAATGTCCGAGAGCCGGCCGGGCGTCACGGCGCTTCGGGCGCGGGCGGAGCGTCCTCCGCCGGCTTCTTCTTGCCGATCTTGGGCTCCTCACCCTTGAGCAGGCGCGCGATGTTCTCGCGGTGACGGATGAAGATCAGCACGGCCATGAACAGGCACAGGCCCATGAACGGATAGGGCTGGTCGAAGGCCAGGGCGAAAGGCGCGGCCAGGGTCGCTGCGGTCAGGGCGGCCAGAGAGCTGATGCGGAACAGGAAGGCCATGGCCAGCCAGGTGGCGCCGGCGGCGATCCCCACCGGCCAGCAGGCGCTGAGCAGCACGCCGTAGAAGGTGGCCACGCCCTTGCCGCCCTTGAACTTCAGCCAGACGGGGAACAGGTGGCCCAGGAACGCCGACCCGCCCGCCAGGGCGATGATGGCCGGGTTGCCGTTGGTCAGGTACCGGGCCAGTAGCACCGCCACCACGCCCTTGCCCGCATCGCCCAGCAAGGTGATGGCCGCCAGGTCCTTGCGGCCGGAGCGCAGCACATTGGTCGCGCCGATATTGCCCGAGCCGATCTGGCGGATGTCGCCGGCGCCGCCCAGGCGCGTGGCGATCAGCCCGAACGGGATCGAGCCCAACAGGTAGCCGCCGACGATGGCGATCCCGAGGGTGAGATAGGCGATGGCGGCGAGATCTTGCACGGTTCGACCTTAAGGCGAGTTGCGCGCGAATTCAACCGCTGCGCAAGCGAAAGTTGTGCCTTAGGTGTAGTGCAGACTCACGGGCGGGGCAAAAAATCCGAGCGATGATGCGAGATACGGATTTTCGCGAGCAGCGCGCACGTAAACGCGGCGAGAGCGCTCTGTACGACCATGTAGAGATCCGGCTTGGCGCCGAACAGCGGCGCGCACAGGAGCCCGAGCGTCGCACCGACCGCTGTGCAGGCTGTGACGAATGTCGCGCTTTTCGTGCGTCCTTCCAGCTTAAAGGCGATCAGGCCGGTCAGTCCGAAGGGCAGCATCAGAAGGAGCCAGGGCATGAGCAAAGCCAACGGGTCGCTCCCGACCAAAAAGGCCAATATGACGAAGCTGACGTCACCGGGTATGGTGGCGCTCCGGATTGCAGCCTCGGCCATTGCGAACGCCATAGTCAGCGTCGGTCCGAGCAGGACGAAGGTCCAGGCGACGGAGCCACGCGGGCGGCAGGCATCGGCCATGAGCGCCTCCTCGGAAATGGGCGATCACTGTAGGCGTTTAGCTTGCACTATGCAATCTTGAGGCGAATAATCACCCCTCCGCGCGATGCACCACCCGACCATCGACCACGGTCATCAACACCTGGCCCTGCAGCCGCCGCCCGTCGAACGGCGAGTTCTTGGATTTCGACAGCAGGCGGGCCGCATCCACGATGATCGGCGCGTCGATGTCGCAGAGCACCAGATCGGCCGGCGCGCCGGGCGCGAGGCGGCCGCCGCGCAGGCCCAGCAACTGGGCCGGGGCCAGGGTGACGGCGCGGACCAGGTCGAGCAGCGGCAGGCGCTCCTCGTGGTACAGCGACAGTAGGGCGGGCAGCAGGGTTTCCAGGCCCACCGCGCCGGGCGCGGCCTCGTCGAACGGCAGGCGCTTGTCCTCGGCCGGGGCTGGGCTGTGCGAGGAGACGACGATGTCGATCAGGCCCGAGGCGAGGGCCTCGATCAGGGCCTGACGGTCGTCCTCGCCGCGCAGGGGCGGGTTCAGCTTGGCGAAGGTGCGGTAGTCGCCGATGTCCAGCTCGTTGAACGACAGGTGGTTGATCGACACCGAGGCGTTGATCCGCAGGCCCTTGCTCTTGGCGCGGGCCAGGGTTTCCAGCGCCTGGGCCGAGCTGATCTGGTCGACCAGCAGCTTACCGCCGGTGGCCTCCAGCAGAGCCACGTCGCGCTCCAGCATGATCCGCTCGGCCATCGGCGAGATCGAGGGTAGGCCCATGCGGCCGGCGAACTCGCCGCCGATCGCCGCGCCGCCCCTGCCCAGCCACGGGTCCATCGGACGGTGGGCCAGCAGGGTGTCGAAGCCCTTGGCGTAGGTCAGCACGCGCTGCATGACCTTGCTGTCGACGATGGGCTTGCCCGCGTCGGTGACATAGACGCAGCCGGCCTCGCGCATCAGGCCGATCTCGGCCATCTGCTCGCCCAGGAGGCCCTTGGTCGCCGCGCCGGCCACCAGGATGCGGGCGCTGTCGACGTCGCGGGCGCGGCGCAGGATGAAGTCGACCATGCTGGGATCGTCGATCGTCGGGGCGGTGTCGGGCTGGACGACGAACGAGGTGACGCCGCCGGCCGCGGCGGCCTTGGCGGCGCTGGCCAGGGTTTCCTTGGTCTCGGCCCCGGGCTCGCCGGTGCGGACCCGCAGGTCGATCAGGCCGGGGGCCAGCAGGGCGCCGCCGCAGTCCACCACGCGGACAGCCTTGGACAGCTTGCCGAACTCGCGGCCCTTGGCCACGTCGGTGATGACGCCTTCGGAGACGATGACGCCGCCGGGACCGTCATAGCCGCTTTCGGGATCAACCAGGCGGGCGTTGACGAAGGCGAGGGGCTGGGGGGCGTTCATTGTTCAATCTCGGGCAGGCGCCCTGCGTCCTTCGAGGCCCGCTTTGCGGGCGCCTCAGGATGAGGAACGTTGCTGCTGAAAACCTCATCCTGAGGTGTGAGCCGAAGGCGAGCCTCGAAGGACGCAGGGCGCTTCATCGCCCAGCCTCCTCGATCCGCGCCGCGAGGCTGGTCAGCACGGCCATCCGGGCGGCGACGCCCATCTCGACCTGGTCCTGGATCAGGCTGATCGCCGGATCGTCGGCGACGTCGGAATCGATCTCGACGCCCCGGTTCATCGGACCCGGGTGCATGACCTTGGCGCCGGGCGCGGCGCGGGAGAGCTTTTCCCGATCAAGGCCGTAGAAGCGGAAGTATTCACGGGTCGAGGGCACGAACGCGCCCTGCATCCGCTCCAGCTGCAGGCGCAGCATCATCACGACGTCGGCGCCGGCCAGGCCTGCCTTCATGTCGTGGTGGACGGCGACACCCCAGCGCTCGGCCTGGGCCGGCATCAGGGTGGGCGGACCCACCAGGCGTACGCTGGCGCCCAGGGTGTGCAGCAAGGCCACGTTCGAACGGGCCACGCGGCTGTGCAGCACGTCGCCGCAGATCGCCACCGTCAGGCCCGATACGCGGCCAAAGGCGCGGCGGATCGACAGGGCGTCCAGGAGGGCCTGGGTCGGGTGCTCGTGCTGGCCGTCGCCGGCGTTGACAACGTGGCCGCTGACCTTCTGGCTGAGCAGGCTGGCCGCGCCGGACGAGGCGTGGCGCACCACCAAGAGATCAGGCCGCATGGCGTTCAGCGTGACGGCCGTGTCGATCAGGGTCTCGCCCTTGGCGACCGACGAGGTCTTGGGGTTCATGTTGACGACGTCGGCGCCCAGACGCTTGCCCGCCAACTCGAACGAGCTCTGGGTGCGGGTGCTGTTCTCGAAGAACAGGTTCATCAGCGTCCGACCCTTGAGGATGTCCAGGGTCTTGGACGTCTGCCGGTTCAGGGCGACGAAGGCGTCGGCCAGATCCAGCAGATCAGCCGCCTGCGGCGCGTTCAGATCTCCCGCGGACAGGAAATGGCGCTTGGGAAAGGCGAAGACGCGGGCGCGGATCGTCTCGATCGCAGCGCGGGCGGTGTCATGGGCGGAAGCCGTCATGAGCCCGCGTCTTAGGCGGCTTTGACCATTAAGGAAAGGCCGGCTTAGTCGGCTCCCCACAACGGGTCGCGCCGCTGCCTCAATCCATACCCTGACTTGTTGCGACACCCAGGAGGCGCATACTGTAGGGCGCGCGCTCTGGAGCGCGCCGATCGGGGTCGGCCATGCTGTTGCTTATGCTCGCTTTGTTGCAGGCCTCCGCGCCGTCCGAGGAGGCGCGCGCGACGCTGCAGTCCTGCCAGACGACCGACAAGGGCTGGGTCTGCCACTATCAGATGCCGACCGAGATGACGGTCAAACCGCTGGAAGGGCAGCCGCCGGTGGTCGCGCCACCCGCCTCTGTGGAGCTGGCGCCGGCCGCGAGCGCCAAGCCTACTGCTGAGAAGCCTGTCTCTGAAAAGTCCGTTTCGGAGAAGCCTGTCGACCTGTCGCGCCAGACGCGCCTGATCGCCCGCTGCGGCGACGCCAAGTGGTACTCGGCCTGTCTGCCCGGCGAGCGCAAGGAAGCCCAGCTTTTGAAAGAGGCCGCCGCCAAGTCCGAAGCCCTGCGCGGCAAGGTCACAGGCCTGCTGAGCGAGAATCGGTGCGATGACGCGGTGAAGGCCGCGCTTGAGGGCGGCGACCTGCCGCTGGCGCGCGAAGCCCGGGCGTTCTGCGCGCCGCAGCGCTGAGTCGCTCTCTAAGCGCAAAAAGAAAGAGGAGGGGGGCTGGGGCCACCCTCCTCGATAACTTCGCGACGGATCCCGGTCTTAACGACGCGG is a genomic window containing:
- the pyrC gene encoding dihydroorotase, which encodes MNAPQPLAFVNARLVDPESGYDGPGGVIVSEGVITDVAKGREFGKLSKAVRVVDCGGALLAPGLIDLRVRTGEPGAETKETLASAAKAAAAGGVTSFVVQPDTAPTIDDPSMVDFILRRARDVDSARILVAGAATKGLLGEQMAEIGLMREAGCVYVTDAGKPIVDSKVMQRVLTYAKGFDTLLAHRPMDPWLGRGGAAIGGEFAGRMGLPSISPMAERIMLERDVALLEATGGKLLVDQISSAQALETLARAKSKGLRINASVSINHLSFNELDIGDYRTFAKLNPPLRGEDDRQALIEALASGLIDIVVSSHSPAPAEDKRLPFDEAAPGAVGLETLLPALLSLYHEERLPLLDLVRAVTLAPAQLLGLRGGRLAPGAPADLVLCDIDAPIIVDAARLLSKSKNSPFDGRRLQGQVLMTVVDGRVVHRAEG
- the topA gene encoding type I DNA topoisomerase, which codes for MNVVVVESPAKAKTINKYLGSDYTVLASYGHIRDLPSKDGSVEPDNDFAMSWEVDAKASKRVSDIVDALKKADRLILATDPDREGEAISWHVLEVLNKKKALKDKTVQRVTFNAITKSAVTEAMRAPRDLDMELVEAYLARRALDYLVGFTLSPVLWRKLPGSRSAGRVQSVALRLVVDRELEIERFRTQEYWTVDADVSAGSDPFLARLVKHEGKKLTKFDLGNETSALAAKAAVEAATFKVEAVEKKPGKRSPAPPFTTSTLQQEAARKLGFSAQRTMQAAQKLYEGVDIGGETVGLITYMRTDGVSMAPEAIFEARDVIGTVYGKEYVPDSPRMYKSKAKNAQEAHEAIRPTAMNRNPGSLRLEPELGRLYELIWKRTIASQMESARIERTTVDLTSADGQTGLRATGQVVQFPGYLAVYEEGRDDEGDEDSARLPAILEGAAAKVIKSRADQHFTEPPPRYSEASLVKKMEELGIGRPSTYASVLGVLRDREYVRMEKQRFIPEDKGRLVTAFLEQFFKRYVEYDFTAALEEKLDLVSDGKLDWKEFLREFWKDFHAAVGEIAELRTTNVLDALNEALGPHIFPDKGDGSNPRLCPTCGSGQLSLKTGKFGAFIGCSNYPECRFTRQLGVSEGDGDAESADKQLGLNPATGLAVWLKNGRFGPYVEELATEGSSDKPKRSSLPKGWIASAMDLEKALRLLSLPREVGKHPDDGKVITAGLGRFGPFVLHDGTYANLENADEVFDVGLNRAVAILADKRAGGGRPQRGAAAALAELGNHPEDGKPIRVLSGRFGPYIKHGDTNANVPKGKDPAAITLEEALALIAERAAKGGGKKPAKKAAATKSKAKAEGDPPAKKTAAKKPAAKKPAAKKAPAKSKAKETSDDGAAPWDDEG
- a CDS encoding methyltransferase, with translation MDADHLQRIFDAAVQAHGEGRLDEAEAGFRAVLEVLPHEGEALFGLGLTLMGLRRFSEAIPPLKAAAAEPGAEPVRFLCLAQGLYLTAAFAQAAETFAAVENQDGFNDGARLTWARSAAYAALDDTDADSALALYGRIAGPVAEDLDTVAREGFSTLVAFERLAAARKLGQWLEARAPDDAIRAHELRVLTDPQIDRAPPAYVEALFDAFAERFDHQLLDNLEYQTPTLLAEMVGVADRRFTHMLDLGCGTGLAGPPLRARVARLTGVDLSTAMLAKAAERGGYDALVHAEAVAFLRETSDRFDLIVAADVFSYLGDLGDILAAAAGALSDDGLLAFSVEQGESGWRLLSSARYAHGDDYVRNAATGAGFEVVEHRQTPLRRQADAAILGGLYLLRKSLL
- a CDS encoding aspartate carbamoyltransferase catalytic subunit, coding for MTASAHDTARAAIETIRARVFAFPKRHFLSAGDLNAPQAADLLDLADAFVALNRQTSKTLDILKGRTLMNLFFENSTRTQSSFELAGKRLGADVVNMNPKTSSVAKGETLIDTAVTLNAMRPDLLVVRHASSGAASLLSQKVSGHVVNAGDGQHEHPTQALLDALSIRRAFGRVSGLTVAICGDVLHSRVARSNVALLHTLGASVRLVGPPTLMPAQAERWGVAVHHDMKAGLAGADVVMMLRLQLERMQGAFVPSTREYFRFYGLDREKLSRAAPGAKVMHPGPMNRGVEIDSDVADDPAISLIQDQVEMGVAARMAVLTSLAARIEEAGR
- the plsY gene encoding glycerol-3-phosphate 1-O-acyltransferase PlsY is translated as MQDLAAIAYLTLGIAIVGGYLLGSIPFGLIATRLGGAGDIRQIGSGNIGATNVLRSGRKDLAAITLLGDAGKGVVAVLLARYLTNGNPAIIALAGGSAFLGHLFPVWLKFKGGKGVATFYGVLLSACWPVGIAAGATWLAMAFLFRISSLAALTAATLAAPFALAFDQPYPFMGLCLFMAVLIFIRHRENIARLLKGEEPKIGKKKPAEDAPPAPEAP